CGGAAGGAAAGCCGGCCGACATTTACATTGGAAAGCTGGAGCCGGGCGAAGTGACCCAGCTCCATTGGAAGGTCAGGCCGACGGGTTCGGTCTTTGGGACACTGGCCCCCTTCTCGGTGGTGGCTTCGGCGATCAATGTGCCTGAAAACAAGGTGGAAAGAAACATCCGGGTGTTGAAACCGGCCGAATTAACGTTAAAGGTCAGCCCGCCACCGGGATTAAAGGTGGTGGATGAAAAGCTTACGCCGGTTCCGTACCCGGTGACGGCGGTGATCAAAAACACCGGGGAGTCGGAAGCCTACGGGGTGATCGGCAGCTTGCAGTTGGGCGAAGGGATGCAACCGGCTCCCAAGGAGATTCTCCGGCGCTACATCGGCAACTTGAAACCAGGGGAAGAATATAAGCTAACCTGGTATTTGTCTCCGGAAGGAATCGGTAAACGCTCCTACCTCGGGATTCAGTTTGAATCGAACTCGACCAAACCGGTGATGTACATCGCCGGTGTGCAGTTGCCGGTTTTAACGCCGAAACTGCGTTTGGTCCCCATTACTCCGGCGAAAGCCGGGGAGATCCTCCAGGTTGAAGTCCGGGTCGAAAACTTGCCGATGCTGACCGGCGTCGAGTTCGATCTAACGTATAATCCCGAACTAATGGAGATAATTAGGGTATCAAGGGGTCTCTTCTTTATTGAGGATCAGGCGATGGCCCCCTGGCAACCGGGAACCATCGACAGTGCCACCGGGGTGGTGGCGCAGATTGGCGGCCAGCGGAAAACGGCGGCCTTGACCAGTTCGACTTTGGCCACGATCCATATTCAACTAAGCAAGGAACCGGGCGAAGCAATTCTAGCCCCATCGGCCGTTACCCTCCAGAGCACCGTGGCCAAAATACCGTTTTATCAGGTTGAAGGGTTGAAAATAACCATTAATCAACAGGGGGGTGTGCGGATTGACACTATTACGGTTGACCAGTAAAAAATGGCTCTCAACGGTGGTCTTGGGTTTGTGTTTCTTGCTGGCTGCGGTACCGGCCCTGGGGCAAAACCGTGCCTATTCCGATGTTCCCGACTGGGCGTACCAGGCGGTAAAAAAACTGGTGGACAATGGCTACCTTGAACTCTATGAAGATGGGACCTTCCGTGGCGGTAATCCGGTTGACCGCTACACTTTCGCGATGGTGGTGGCCAAGTTGTTGACGAACTTTGGCGAAGGGGTCACCCGTGCCGGGCAGGATGATGTGGCTTTGCTGCGCAAACTGTCCAATGAATTCCAGAATGAACTGGTGCTTTTGACCCTGAAGAATAAGGAGTTGGAGGCACGGCTGGTCCAGATCGAGCAAGGCCGTCTCATCCTGGCTGAAGACCAGACGAAAAACACCGCCGGAATGCAGGCCCTCAGTAACGAACTGAAGGCGCTGCGCAATCAAGTTGCACAGATTCTTGCCGAAAAAAACCAACTGGAGGCCCGGCTTTCCACTTTGGAAACGCAACAGGAAGAACACCAGGTTGAACTGGAGAATCTCCGTGCGGAGCTGGAGAAGGAGCGACGAACAAACCGGATGTTACTGATTGTTCTTGGG
This sequence is a window from Capillibacterium thermochitinicola. Protein-coding genes within it:
- a CDS encoding S-layer homology domain-containing protein encodes the protein MTLLRLTSKKWLSTVVLGLCFLLAAVPALGQNRAYSDVPDWAYQAVKKLVDNGYLELYEDGTFRGGNPVDRYTFAMVVAKLLTNFGEGVTRAGQDDVALLRKLSNEFQNELVLLTLKNKELEARLVQIEQGRLILAEDQTKNTAGMQALSNELKALRNQVAQILAEKNQLEARLSTLETQQEEHQVELENLRAELEKERRTNRMLLIVLGLIGAAGIFLPAQ